DNA from Chrysemys picta bellii isolate R12L10 unplaced genomic scaffold, ASM1138683v2 scaf2479, whole genome shotgun sequence:
TTTTtggtgagaagaagctataagtatggattcgaggaaagatcctgcatctctgaactgtatggactcttacagggaagtgtgCCAGATGCGAAGCGgagagacaatctgggtaccctgaaaagacttgggaaactggcagtttattacatcacttccaccatttggaattacagaCTGTGACTCATCtatgcatatattttacctgctttaacctctcaataactctaatttccttttcttagctaataaaccttcagttagtttactatagaattggctaccagcattaTCTTTGGTATAAGATCtaggggtaagtgactggcctcTTGGGACTGAAAGCCTTCTAAAAGGTGAGGTGATTTTTGTATAGGTAACtttttatcacaaagttcagtttgtctgggtggcaagatagactggagaatctaaggggattgtctgtgactccatggcaagattgatatagtgatccaggagttaaCATTTGTccctggcttggtgaaatctaactatagaatacaccaccagtttggggtgttgccctgttttctgacaatctgccctgaggtagacagtcatggttgtgagccactccagacagcgtgacaatgATGACTCTGTAGAAAGCTGTGCTTGGGAAACTCTCTACTGGTGCCTGAGGATGGAAGATCATTGTAAAGTCTTAGCGAGCTACCCACAGATTTGTCTGCCAGCAGCATAATATTCTCCCTTAGAACTCCCAGAAACAATTTGGTTCCAATAACCTCCAAGGGTGAGGCTATCAAAGCAAGCCCCTAACTCTGTCAGGAGAAGTGTGCCCCAACTTCAAACTTCAAGACAGAGTGGTCACCTCATGATGTGGGGAAAACTTCCAAATGCTCAATCCACAACCCCAGTCCCAACACTAGAGCTAGCATGCGGCCAGCTATGAGCAACAGCGTTCACCCCAAAACACAGATGCGCTCTCTGCTCAGAACAGAATGCTTGTGAGGCCTTTGGCCTTTACCAGTTCTCCTGAGTGCTTGTGCTGATACCCTGGCTTCACTGTGAAATCCTTCAGAACTTCTGTAACCCCAAGCAACTTGAGGGAACTGGAGGCAATAATGTGGCTTTCTCACCTTGGAGTTTGTGAAGACCTTTAAACCCATTTCCTGTAGGGAAAAACCCAACAcacattttgttatttatttctgTTGAGGTTGAAATTCCAGAACTGACACCagtattagggagacaaggtgggtgaggtaatatcttttattgaaccaactcctgttggtgagagagacaagcttttgagtttacaccaattggcccaataaaagatattacctcattcacctggTCTGGGACCGACATGACTACAACACCACTTCATACACCAGTATTAGGGGTTTAATGAGCAAGGAGGAAACCTTGACACTTTTCCTTGATGGGATATGGAGCCTATTACCCATAGATAAGGCTATGAtctagtcatggaggtcacagcagtcacagattccatgactttaccGGCCCTCCGTGATTTCTACACTTCAGGAGGTGGAGGCAGGACTGTGTGACCCTGCCCTGTAGCTGGGGCTGGCTGCAACCaggaccctgcagccccagccctgtggcatcCAGGCTTGGCGAGGGCTGCAGCCGGGTCTGTGTGCCCCAGCCTTGTGGCTTCTgctgggggctgcagccagggccatgCACCCCTGCCCGGCGGCTGCAACAGGGGCCACGTGCCCCCCTTGCAGCTTCCCAGGGCCATCCGCCCCgccaaaccctcccccccttgctgcagccagTGCTTGGTGGGAGCTGCAATAGGGGCCGCGCACCCCTGTCCCGCAGATGCGGCCAGCTCCAGAGCAGGGGCTATATGCCCCCCATGGATgcaccccccactgcagcccctgagactccattccccctcctacctagccctgcgccccccccccctccccgttatttttagtaaagtcacggacaggtcacgggctctgTGAATTTTTccttattgcccgtgacctgtccgtgtcttttactaaaaataaccgtggcgaaatcttagccttacccatAGAGCACAGGGTGACACTCAGTCTCAGGTCTGGGAGACTGGATGGCTCAAAGGGATAAGGGAATAGGATACAGGGTCCTTTTATCTCTAGGGCACTGGTTCCAATTTTCAATCCAACCCCAGGTCAGAGGTCGGAGTGAATCAGGGAATGGAATACAGTCTTATCTCTAGATGTCTGGTTCCAATCTAGCTCCAGCTCAGAGGGCATTCGTTAGTCTTGGGGATGGTAAGGGCACATGGATTATTTTGTTTCTAGTTCACCAGTTCCAGTCTAGTCTCAAATCAGCACTGAATCCAAGGCGTTCCTATATACTGGTCATTCATTgctatgtgaaatgagctggtgaGTATTAGGCCAGTTCTTAGTGGCTCAGGTGCCCCCCTTTACAAAGAACACCTTCACCATAAGCACTAACGCACCCCTTTTTAGCAGCCTTGGAAGAGAGGTCAAGGATTGAAAAGCCCATGAAGACAGCATTTGCCTCACCCTAGAGGTGCTCATACCTGATCTTTCCAGGTCAAAGCTGAAGCACATTGATGAGGGACAGTGCATGGTGGAAGCTTGCACCGCCATTGTACTTGCTCCAGATATAGCTCCGTGATCGGCACTCCAGAGCAGCTAGCCCTGCACCACGTGCCACTCACAGCAGGTTTAAATGTCCTCATCTCCCCACAGCCACAAGGACTGGATGAGGAGACTTTACCTTTAAGATGCTATAAGTGTCCTCTTCATCTGGCTCCGACACTGGAGCATAGGTGACTCCATTCACAATTATCTTCTCTGCGGCAATGCACTCCTCTTGGGGATCCATCGGCAGCATGTCTGCGCCATGATGATACCCCTGAAGTTCCTTCACTGGTAGCAGGTTATACACCTGGGCAAACAGAACTGTGTCACTTGGCCTCATCAGTACCAAGTGCCATGAAACACCGCTGGgggagacagacaggcagaggcaGACAGACGGATATATACAGAGAGAAGGTGGAAGTGATAGAAAATAAACCAAGAGCAGTAAATACACTACAGagcagggagaaggaaagagggaagCTTCTTCTTTGGCTGAGGGCAGTTTGTTGCTCTGGCTATTATGATCAACTATATCAAAGTACCTGCTAAAGGCTCTAATGCTCATATCAATGGCCCTTCTTTCTTAGCCAGGGACTGTAACTTACTATATGTTGGTCAAATGCCTGAGACTGGTCTAGGCCTGTAGGCGCTTCACCaatataagtaaataaataaatgaataataggCCCTGAACAAGAGAAAATCAGCAGCCCATTGACCAGGGCTGTTTCCAGACATGGTAGCATCCCAAAGGAGTTGAAAAAGTTCCTGCAATCTAAATGGTGCCCAGTTCTCTGCTTCTCACCTAGTGAAAGAAGATAAGATAAGGGCAGGACAGCATTAAGACATCCGCACTgacagaagggatttttttttccagtagatGCCACTCCTCAGCACTGAGTTGGTCTTGCCTGAACCAGGCTGCATCATTTTCTGCTACCACGGCCCCTAAGAGAAGACCAGTTCTTGCAGCTGCTGATCAATGGGCCAGGCTGGCACTtacagagctgggagagagctcGGCTTCAGGCTTCATGAGGAGGACGCTCTTGTCCACAGCACGGACGGCGCACAGGGAGCCTGGGGAGGCCCCGACCCGGAGGCGAGTGTCGGAAGCGGGGAGGCCCTTGGCCGGTAAGAAATGCAAGTCAACCTGCAACCCCAGAAAAGGTATTAGAGGAGCTACTTCTCCAGGTACCATCACACACTGCCCCGCAGCACAACTCAGTCCTGGAACTGCCGCACACAGCTCCTCCAATGCCCCTcaaccctgccctgcagccccctgctattccagtgctgggctccccacacagctctgccaatgcccctcagtcctgccctgcagccccctgctagtccagtcctgggctccccaaacAGATATACATTATTATCTACTGAAATTCAGTTACTCTCTAAGGTGGCATTGGAGCAATTGGTGCTTGGTAAATTCTCTGTTCACATTGATGACTCAGTTCATGATTTTATGGCTACCATGAACACCAAGACACTACCCCAAGTGGTTGCTGGCTCTGCTTGTACAGTGGACACACCCGTGCTCTCGGCCCAGAGCCTATGTTGCATCCTGAATATACCAGGAGGGATTGTGGGTCATCAGGGAGCTGACTTTACAGCAGCCCTGGTAAAATGAAGAACAGCCTAGGACCTGGATGCTGCAGATGGGTAATGGCTCCCAAGAATCCCTCCACCAGCTGGAAATTGCCAgagcagtggtttgagcattggcctcctaaacccaggcttgtgagctcaatccttgagggggccatttagggatctggggcaaaaaattggtcctgctagtgaaggcaggggactggacttgatgacctttcaaggtcccttccagttctatgagataggtgtatatatCTCCACTCCAACAAGGCCCACTCCTCATTCTATCACCTGACAAACACTAAGCCCTCCTCTTGTTGAGTTTAGGCCAGTGATCCTCAATGAGGCTCTAGAGGTATTGGGAATACACTGAGCTACACAGGCAGTGATTTGGACCCATGTCTTCATTGGCTGATGAAGGCTAGCGGAGAAGGACTGGGGCCTGGTGGAAACTGTCAACCGTTCCCAGGCTGTCAGCTTCTCTTAAGGAAGCTACTGTGTGGCTGTCACTTGATGCTGACAATCTGGCTGACTGGGGCCCAGTACCTGTTCTTCCATTTTTTGGTTAAGATTATTGAGAAGGTTGTGGTGAAACAGCTCTCACAGTATCTAGATGCCTCAGCTCCCCTTGACACTGGCCAACCTGGATACAGACCTAGATCTGGTATAGTGACTGCACTAACTGCTTAGATAGATGATCTCCAGATGATGAATAAAGatcagggcccagatcctcaaagatattcagacccctaacttctattgaaattaatggaagttaggcatctaaatacctttg
Protein-coding regions in this window:
- the LOC135980274 gene encoding alpha-2-macroglobulin-like yields the protein MLIYTISPNQEPIADSVKFQVENCFANKVDLHFLPAKGLPASDTRLRVGASPGSLCAVRAVDKSVLLMKPEAELSPSSVYNLLPVKELQGYHHGADMLPMDPQEECIAAEKIIVNGVTYAPVSEPDEEDTYSILKEMGLKVFTNSKVRKPHYCLQFPQVAWGYRSSEGFHSEARVSAQALRRTGKGQRPHKHSVLSRERICVLG